One Dysidea avara chromosome 7, odDysAvar1.4, whole genome shotgun sequence genomic region harbors:
- the LOC136262593 gene encoding T-box transcription factor mls-1-like, with product MKYQHPFTPALGEHLNNHPLDFKTMKLTHHSTSKNGDVLLNTMHKYLVEVHIKETYGEECHPQNDVEKASYVFRFPVTTFITVTSYLSPQLTQLKVDHNHFARGFKNRPDEQNLIPTIASSPLPIIFPPPNPHGLPIASLPSFTSLPSFTSLQSFPTAINPTPVNFYPSLTTYYPDPYNYPVHYSVSNEEQQN from the exons ATGAAGTATCAGCACCCATTTACCCCTGCACTGGGAGAACACTTGAATAATCATCCATTAGATTTCAAGACCATGAAATTGACACACCACTCAACAAGCAAGAATGGAGAC GTTTTATTAAACACAATGCACAAATATTTGGTGGAGGTACACATTAAAGAAACATATGGTGAAGAATGTCACCCCCAAAATGATGTTGAGAAAGCAAGCTATGTCTTTAGATTCCCAGTCACTACCTTTATTACTGTAACTTCTTACCTTTCACCACAG TTAACACAATTGAAGGTGGATCACAACCACTTTGCTAGAGGTTTCAAGAACAGACCAGATGAGCAGAATTTAATACCAACAATTGCATCCAGCCCATTACCCATTATCTTCCCTCCTCCAAACCCACATG GTCTGCCAATTGCATCACTGCCATCTTTCACATCACTGCCATCTTTCACATCACTGCAATCTTTCCCGACTGCCATAAACCCAACTCCAGTCAATTTCTACCCTAGTCTTACCACTTACTACCCAGATCCTTATAACTATCCAGTCCATTATTCAGTCAGTAATGAAGAGCAGCAAAACTGA